Proteins from one Sabethes cyaneus chromosome 2, idSabCyanKW18_F2, whole genome shotgun sequence genomic window:
- the LOC128737326 gene encoding polyserase-2-like — MIIFILFWVLVEVSFRWQIRYVQAQYFTDTPPFDYYQRKSLADCPSRFYADLDRYNVLFAFGGERAFRGEFQHMAAIGWTTAEGVKYLCGGALITSNFVLTAAHCAVNGDGKEPDTVRLGDTDLNSSVDDEFAQQIKIRRFQKHPQYRPSKKYFDIALIELERPAESSEAVCSACLWLEKDVPPEILSAVGFGALGFGEKLSPTLQKVKLATFNNSECIHRIPLSTRTLPKGLLAEQFCAGSETMDTCEGDSGGPIQTERADVNNLQIPLIVGVVSFGTPCTEGSTGVYTRVASYRQWIENETNKSLSYTDCSRNSNCFDRKRERTGIEFPPSYPVFRVTLRWFGKAYSQYHCGATLIDYRFAITSASCVSAQSSSPGFIESPISDETVRVEDVYIHPKYNNGDKPENDVALVKLSMYLIAQKDLLPACLWRDSEIKEEFNQMYYSASTSKFWIQDPSPEDSGQQLTIERRIIDNGRCTDPLHQRHNLLCSSNKISLIPTVCKMDYGGPISNSAHYRFLPYLYGVVSNLSTGCGDDLIGTRIYPHINWIESIVLDHTHDRLLFTT; from the exons ATGATCATATTCATACTGTTTTGGGTACTCGTTGAAGTTAGTTTTAGATGGCAAATTAGATATGTACAAGCCCAATATTTTACTGATACACCTCCTTTCGATTACTATCAACGAAAATCATTGGCAG ATTGCCCCAGTCGCTTCTATGCTGATCTTGATCGATACAATGTCTTGTTTGCATTCGGTGGTGAACGTGCCTTTCGCGGGGAGTTCCAACACATG GCAGCTATAGGGTGGACAACAGCAGAGGGTGTGAAATATTTATGCGGTGGAGCACTGATAACATCAAACTTCGTATTAACAGCAGCGCACTGCGCCGTCAATGGCGATGG AAAAGAACCGGATACTGTTCGCCTTGGGGACACCGATCTCAACAGCAGTGTGGATGATGAATTTGCACAACAGATCAAAATTCGTCGgttccagaaacacccacagtATAGGCCAAGTAAAAAGTATTTCGATATTGCATTGATTGAGCTGGAAAGACCGGCCGAAAGTTCGGAAGCCGTCTGTAGTGCCTGTTTATGGTTGGAAAAGGATGTTCCACCGGAAATTTTAAGTGCCGTTGGTTTTGGCGCGTTGGGATTTGGTGAAAAGTTAAGCCCAACATTACAAAAAGTGAAATTAGCTACTTTTAACAATTCCGAATGCATACATCGCATACCTTTAAGTACGCGGACGCTGCCGAAAGGCCTTTTGGCAGAACAATTTTGTGCTGGTAGTGAGACTATGGACACTTGCGAG GGAGACTCTGGTGGACCGATTCAAACCGAAAGGGCTGACGTAAACAATTTACAAATCCCATTGATAGTCGGTGTTGTGTCATTTGGAACCCCGTGCACGGAAGGATCCACTGGAGTGTACACTCGTGTGGCGTCTTACCGACAGTGGATAGAAAATGAAACCAACAAGAGTCTTAGCTACACGG ACTGTTCACgaaattcaaactgttttgaCAGGAAAAGAGAAAGGACTGGTATAGAATTTCCACCTTCATATCCTGTCTTCAGGGTGACTCTCCGCTGGTTTGGGAAAGCATATTCTCAATACCATTGCGGAGCTACCCTGATCGATTACCGATTCGCTATTACGTCTGCTTCATGCGTAAGTGCACAATCCTCTTCCCCCGGCTTCATAGAGTCCCCTATAAGTGACGAAACGGTACGCGTTGAAGATGTTTATATTCATCCAAAATACAACAATGGAGATAAACCGGAAAATGACGTTGCCTTAGTGAAGTTGTCTATGTATTTGATTGCCCAAAAGGACCTACTTCCGGCCTGTCTATGGAGAGACTCTGAGATCAAAGAGGAGTTTAATCAAATGTATTATTCAGCCTCTACCAGCAAGTTTTGGATACAGGATCCTTCTCCGGAAGATAGTGGTCAGCAATTAACCATTGAAAGGCGAATAATTGACAATGGACGTTGCACTGATCCTCTACATCAGCGGCACAATCTTCTTTGTTCAAGCAATAAAATTTCGCTTATTCCGACGGTTTGCAAG ATGGATTACGGAGGACCAATTTCGAATAGTGCACACTATCGCTTTCTGCCGTATCTCTACGGCGTGGTTTCGAACCTTAGTACAGGATGTGGTGATGATTTGATTGGGACCAGAATATATCCTCACATAAACTGGATCGAAAGTATTGTGCTCGATCACACCCACGATCGATTACTATTTACGACTTAA